The genomic segment TGCAACATCACCTTACCCaaacccaaaaaaataataaatccttaTAAAGAGCAACTGAACAGCAAAGTTCCACCGAAGCCATTTGGAACTTTTTGTATAAGATGTGCAGCTTGTCTTGCCGTAGCAAACGAGGCAAAATCCGCTTTATTAAACTGATAAATTTCTAATAATCATCCTCTAATAGGTTCAAGTGGTTATAGAAAACGTAAATCAGGAATGCGAAACAGACCCGGAAAAAAGAAATCAGCTTACTTATGAAATAGAGCAGCAAATTAAGAATTTGTGTGAAAATGGTTTTAGGAAGCAAGTATAGCTCCTGTaagatataatatattatagggtaatattttctttttagcttTGATCTTAGGTTGTACAAAGAGCACGAAATCATCACTAACAACTTCCAATGCACCAGTCATGTAGCTACAGCGATGGATGGAAATTGGACGAAAAAGTaagctgagttttttaaaagtttttgtcaTCTTTAGACCTATTGTATTTTGTAGATTAAGAGACATATGTGGCCTTTATATATCCAGAATCCATCTCGAGACAATAACGACAAACGTACTGGATTCTATTGGAAATCTAACAGACGTTTTTTGCAGGTAAATGTTAGCAGTAAGTGTACcgattaaatttactatattcCTTAAAAGTAAAAGGTCATTTTTTGTcacttacaggcagttgaaatttacaatttttgaattttaatatgaatatcaATTCAACATTTATTTTCCTGATgttagacattttttttaattttattccaggcagttgaattactATTTATCCATTTCAAGTCTTAGAAATCGTTTTTCAATTGGCTATTTAAAACTACACACTTATATGTTGCTTCTTTGCTTGGTTGGGccattttttctctttcatacaGTCTAGCTTGGT from the Anthonomus grandis grandis chromosome 10, icAntGran1.3, whole genome shotgun sequence genome contains:
- the LOC126741097 gene encoding uncharacterized protein LOC126741097 isoform X1, with translation MKTVYTLLIFTQFIFHTIPSILPFREHDQSIRRTKDADDDSLVLIEAYYGCLGDCNITLPKPKKIINPYKEQLNSKVPPKPFGTFCIRCAACLAVANEVQVVIENVNQECETDPEKRNQLTYEIEQQIKNLCENGFRNFDLRLYKEHEIITNNFQCTSHVATAMDGNWTKKLRDICGLYISRIHLETITTNVLDSIGNLTDVFCRGTGVFRDCVNINRHENITLPTQPVFSCE
- the LOC126741097 gene encoding uncharacterized protein LOC126741097 isoform X2 — translated: MKTVYTLLIFTQFIFHTIPSILPFREHDQSIRRTKDADDDSLVLIEAYYGCLGDCNITLPKPKKIINPYKEQLNSKVPPKPFGTFCIRCAACLAVANEVQVVIENVNQECETDPEKRNQLTYEIEQQIKNLCENGFRNFDLRLYKEHEIITNNFQCTSHVATAMDGNWTKKLRDICGLYISRIHLETITTNVLDSIGNLTDVFCRDIDYNN
- the LOC126741097 gene encoding uncharacterized protein LOC126741097 isoform X3 — its product is MKTVYTLLIFTQFIFHTIPSILPFREHDQSIRRTKDADDDSLVLIEAYYGCLGDCNITLPKPKKIINPYKEQLNSKVPPKPFGTFCIRCAACLAVANEVQVVIENVNQECETDPEKRNQLTYEIEQQIKNLCENGFRNFDLRLYKEHEIITNNFQCTSHVATAMDGNWTKKLRDICGLYISRIHLETITTNVLDSIGNLTDVFCR